CACCATCTGGGGCTGGGCACAGCCCCCTCCGCCCGACCCCCCACCTGCCTGTCCTTTGCTGTACACCTCGTCCCCTTTAAGAGCCTGCTCCGCGGGACTAACGTTCGAATGGCTCAGGTGTCCCTCCTCGGGCTCTGATTGGCCTCGAGCAGCTCACGGGGGCGTGTCAGCCCGCCCCGGAATGATTGGCCGCTCCTCGGATTGGCGAGCGAGAAGCCTATATAAGACGCTGGGCGTTGGGGTTTCCCTCAGTTTGCAGACCGGACAAGAAACTGTGCGTTAGTATTTTAGTGGAGTAGACTAAGAGGTCAGTGAGTCTGTCATCGAATTGGTTTCTCTTCTTAGTAGTTTTAAGTCTTAAGATATTGAAGACACCCCTGGGGCGAACTTGTTGAGGCCTCTGATTCTTCTCCCCGCTTCTGAACCGGAGCCCCGAGCTCAGCACTCACCTCCGCGCCCGCCCGAGGTGAAGGCGGCAGGCAGGATGGAGTTCAAGCTGGAGGCACACCGCATCGTCAGCATCTCCCTGGGCAAGATCTACAACTCGAGGGTCCAGCGCGGCGGCATCAAGCTGCACAAGAACCTGCTGGTCTCACTGGTGCTGCGCAGCGCCCGCCAGGTCTACCTGAGTGACCCGTGTCCGGGTCTCTACCTGGCCGGCCCCACCGGGATCCCACCGCAACTGCCCGGGGAGCCAGTGGCCAGGCCCCCCGCGGGCTGGGGGGAGCCTCCCCCACCGGCTGCCCAGGCTGCCTGGCCGGAGACCGAGCCGCAGCCAGAACACACCGCGGTCCCAGACGCGCCGCGGGCGGGTGACGCGGAGCCCGTGACCGACGCCAGGGACTGTCTTCAGGGCGGAGAGGCAGCTGCCGGCAGCGCAGACGTCTTCCCCGAGGGGCCCGGAGCGGCTCTCGGCTACTGCGGCTGCCCCCCAGTCGCGGAGGACACACCGGGGGCGCTGGGCGCGTCTGCCCGCGGTGACTGCTGCTGCGCGGAAGACGGGTCCCCTGCGCCGCCCCGGCCCGGCCCCAGGAAGCGCAGCGCAGCGGGAGTGGGCGGCGGTGGCCCCCTGGGCTGCCCGGCGCCCTGCTCGACCCCGCTGAAGAAGCCCCGCCGGGACTTGGAGGAGCAGCCTGGCAGGGCAGAGGAAGAGgcggaggaggagatggagaccGGGAACGTGGCTAACCTCATTAGCATCTTTGGTTCCAGTTTCTCAGGACTCCTGCGGAAAAGCCCCGGGGGCGGCCGGGAGGAAgccgagggagaggagagcagCCCGGAAGCCGCGGAGCCGGGGCAGATCTGCTGCGATAAGCCGCCGGTGCTGAGAGACATGAACCCCTGGAGCACAGCCATCGTGGCCTTCTGAGCGCCCGGCCCCGTGCGTGCGGGCAGGAGGTTGAGCAGGGGGCGTCCGACGACGTGAGGGCGGGCCTGGCCCGGCTGCTGGGACGCCCGAGACCGAAGGCGCCGGGCGCGCTGGGAAGACGGTGCTGCGGGGCCGCACGGACTGCCCTTGGCCTCGGCGGCACTGCTGTGTTGGCCTCTCTCGGGGCCTCTCTGAGACTGGGCAGTGTGAGGCTAATCGGAAGAGGACGGTCGttattttgtgtgtctgtgtatgtctgtgtatgtCAGTTTGTCTTGtgcatttagaaatattttgtccTTCTGGAATGCATCACCCCTTCCCCAAGGGTTAGGAGCTTgggggcagacagggactttCCTCCACCCGCCGCGCGGAGAAGGAAGCGGCCCAACGGGTCGGGGAGTTCCCCATTCGTCCTCGAGGCAGGAAGGGACTTTACACACACCCCTCACATGAAAGCTATAATAGAGCCGTGCAGGCCGGGAGTGGCGCTTCCTCACAGGGTTTTAGAAGACTAGAGTGATTCAGTCTGGAGAAGAGActtgtcttttttctctccctccccacctttctcacTGAAGAAACGTTTCAATCCTGTGATTACTCTGGGAAAGAGGAATTTTAGCGACCCTTGTCTTCCCCACAGGAATAAAAAAAGCTTGATGAGCTTCGCAGAAGAGTTCAAGCTTGGAAATACGGAGTTTATagagaaaagatatatttttaaaagctctagcTCAGAACTACTACACAgtgcttttaaaaagtgtttaatgAAACAAAGTTTACAGACAGAACCCCTAAGTGGAAAGACCTTATGGTTTTGTAGATTCAGTGACTCCAGTCTTTGTTGTATAAAGGTTGGGGGAGCTGACAAGGTTTTTGTACAGTATTTTCTCCTTCGttgtattgatttttgtataaaaatgtaactttacGTGTCTAACACGtattaaatattttgaagcaATTTCACTGCCTCCTTGTCTGTGATCACCTGCCTGggttgggaggaggggggaggagggagtatGGTCCAGGCCGGAAAATTGAAGGTGTGGTTCTTAGTATCAGCCAAGCACAGACTGGGGATATTGTTTGCTGACTTCACTAAGTATCAAGAGAGACACGTTTAAGGTTTCTCCCCAGATCAGGGGACTGCTTTTAGATACTAATATCAATGGCCTGCCAGTTTCTTTACACTTGCCACAGCAACTGCCTTTTTTCTAAAGTCGGTTTAAGCCATTTGAATTTTTACAGCCAATCTGATGGTGTCTTGATATTAAATAACTTAAGCGCCAACTTT
The DNA window shown above is from Saccopteryx bilineata isolate mSacBil1 chromosome 2, mSacBil1_pri_phased_curated, whole genome shotgun sequence and carries:
- the IER5 gene encoding immediate early response gene 5 protein, with the translated sequence MEFKLEAHRIVSISLGKIYNSRVQRGGIKLHKNLLVSLVLRSARQVYLSDPCPGLYLAGPTGIPPQLPGEPVARPPAGWGEPPPPAAQAAWPETEPQPEHTAVPDAPRAGDAEPVTDARDCLQGGEAAAGSADVFPEGPGAALGYCGCPPVAEDTPGALGASARGDCCCAEDGSPAPPRPGPRKRSAAGVGGGGPLGCPAPCSTPLKKPRRDLEEQPGRAEEEAEEEMETGNVANLISIFGSSFSGLLRKSPGGGREEAEGEESSPEAAEPGQICCDKPPVLRDMNPWSTAIVAF